In one Polaribacter sp. ALD11 genomic region, the following are encoded:
- a CDS encoding thiamine pyrophosphate-dependent enzyme, which yields MSQKTLIQDKKELSFIDFKEEVLNDYKIAKISRECSLLGRREVLTGKAKFGIFGDGKEVPQLALAKAFKKGDFRSGYYRDQTFMMAIGELTPQQFFAGLYAHTNIEIEPMSAGRQMGGHFATHSLNEDGSWKNLTEQYNSSADISPTAGQMPRLLGLAQASKIYRNEKSVQHKTNFSKKGNEVAWGTIGNASTSEGLFFETINAAGVLQVPMVMSVWDDEYGISVHAKHQTTKESISEILKGFQREKGTNGYEIFVVNGWDYVQLIDIYNKAAKIAREEHVPVLIHVKELTQPQGHSTSGSHERYKDKDRLQWEKDHDCLEKMRKWILDFELETNSGKTLRFVDSEEEIIILEKEAKKLVTTARRNAWNAYNNELIEEAVIATKLLKRVAEKSNNGAFITKYNNDLEKIAEPIRKDILIAARKSLRHLKEEEFAEKTELQNFIKATIKDSANKYSSYLLSESNYSALNITEKKPTYAQDQNLVDARVVMRDNFDAILKKHPEVVIFGEDAGFIGDVNQGLEGLQEKYGDIRISDTGIREATIIGQGIGLAMRGLRPIAEIQYLDYLLYALQIMSDDLATLHYRSFGKQKAPLIIRTRGHRLEGIWHAGSPMGGIINNVRGMHVLVPRNMTKAAGFYNTLLDGDEPALVIECLNGYRLKEELPTNLAEFKTPIGFVETVREGTDITIVSYGSTLRIVEETAKELQQVGIDIEIIDAQSLLPFDLNSDCVKSLAKTNKLLVIDEDVPGGASAYLLQEILEKQNGYQHLDSKPATLTAKAHRTAYGTDGDYFSKPSAEDIFEKIYDIMNESNPNKFKSLY from the coding sequence ATGTCACAAAAAACGCTTATTCAAGATAAAAAAGAACTTTCATTTATAGATTTTAAAGAAGAAGTTTTAAATGACTATAAAATTGCTAAGATTAGTAGAGAATGTAGTTTACTTGGTAGAAGAGAAGTTTTAACAGGAAAAGCTAAATTTGGTATTTTTGGAGATGGTAAAGAAGTACCACAATTAGCGTTGGCAAAAGCCTTTAAAAAAGGAGATTTTAGATCTGGCTATTACAGAGACCAAACTTTTATGATGGCCATTGGAGAGCTTACACCACAGCAATTTTTTGCTGGTTTGTATGCACACACAAATATAGAAATAGAACCAATGTCTGCCGGTAGACAAATGGGAGGGCATTTTGCAACTCATAGTTTAAATGAAGACGGTAGCTGGAAAAATCTTACAGAACAATACAATTCTAGTGCAGATATTTCTCCTACAGCGGGGCAAATGCCACGTTTACTAGGTTTGGCTCAAGCTTCTAAAATTTATAGAAACGAAAAAAGTGTTCAACATAAAACTAACTTCTCTAAAAAAGGGAATGAAGTTGCGTGGGGAACGATAGGAAATGCAAGTACAAGTGAAGGATTGTTTTTTGAAACCATAAACGCTGCTGGTGTTCTACAAGTACCAATGGTAATGAGTGTTTGGGATGATGAATATGGAATTTCTGTACACGCAAAACATCAAACTACAAAAGAAAGTATCTCTGAAATATTAAAAGGGTTCCAAAGAGAAAAAGGTACTAATGGTTATGAAATTTTTGTAGTAAATGGTTGGGATTATGTACAGTTAATTGACATTTACAACAAAGCTGCAAAAATAGCTAGAGAAGAACATGTACCTGTTTTAATTCATGTAAAAGAATTAACACAACCTCAAGGACACTCTACTTCTGGCTCTCATGAAAGATATAAAGATAAAGATAGACTTCAATGGGAAAAAGACCATGATTGTCTTGAAAAAATGCGAAAATGGATTTTAGATTTTGAACTAGAAACAAATTCTGGTAAAACTTTGCGTTTTGTAGATTCTGAAGAAGAAATAATTATTTTAGAAAAAGAAGCTAAAAAATTAGTAACCACAGCAAGAAGAAATGCTTGGAACGCTTATAACAACGAACTAATTGAAGAAGCAGTAATTGCGACTAAACTCTTAAAAAGAGTTGCAGAAAAAAGTAACAATGGCGCATTTATAACTAAATACAATAACGATTTAGAGAAAATAGCCGAACCAATTAGAAAAGATATTTTAATTGCTGCAAGAAAATCGCTTCGTCACTTAAAAGAAGAGGAATTTGCAGAGAAAACTGAATTACAAAACTTTATAAAAGCAACGATAAAAGATTCGGCAAATAAATATTCTTCTTATTTATTAAGTGAAAGCAATTACAGCGCTTTAAATATTACTGAAAAGAAACCTACATACGCTCAAGATCAAAACTTGGTAGACGCAAGAGTTGTAATGAGAGATAATTTTGATGCTATCTTAAAAAAGCATCCAGAAGTAGTTATTTTTGGTGAGGATGCAGGTTTTATTGGAGATGTAAATCAAGGCTTAGAAGGGCTTCAAGAAAAATACGGTGATATTAGAATCTCTGATACAGGAATTAGAGAAGCAACAATTATTGGACAAGGTATTGGTTTGGCAATGCGTGGTTTAAGACCGATTGCAGAAATTCAATATTTAGATTATTTGCTATATGCACTTCAAATTATGAGTGATGATTTAGCAACACTTCATTACAGAAGTTTTGGTAAACAAAAAGCACCTTTGATTATTAGAACACGTGGTCACAGACTAGAAGGAATTTGGCATGCAGGTTCTCCGATGGGAGGAATTATAAATAATGTTCGTGGAATGCATGTTTTAGTACCTAGAAACATGACTAAAGCTGCTGGTTTTTACAACACTTTATTAGATGGTGATGAACCAGCCTTAGTTATAGAGTGCTTAAATGGATACCGTTTAAAAGAAGAATTACCTACAAATTTAGCAGAATTTAAAACACCAATTGGTTTTGTAGAAACTGTTAGAGAAGGTACAGATATTACTATTGTTTCTTATGGCTCTACTTTAAGAATTGTTGAAGAAACCGCGAAGGAGTTACAACAAGTTGGTATTGATATAGAAATTATTGACGCTCAAAGTTTATTACCTTTTGATTTGAATAGTGATTGTGTAAAAAGTTTAGCAAAAACAAATAAATTATTAGTTATTGATGAAGATGTTCCTGGAGGAGCCTCTGCGTATCTTTTACAAGAAATTTTAGAAAAACAAAATGGTTACCAACATTTAGACAGTAAACCTGCTACACTTACAGCAAAAGCGCACAGAACTGCTTATGGTACAGATGGCGATTATTTCTCTAAACCTTCTGCAGAAGATATTTTCGAAAAAATATATGATATTATGAATGAATCAAATCCAAATAAATTTAAGAGCTTATATTAA
- a CDS encoding zinc-dependent metalloprotease: MKKLLLFSLLITFLYPLNTNSQSGKIKKKKNRKTEKTTAKDPQKKSKTSKYSDFVKKDTKTDEGLFKVHDNEDTFLYEIPKSYLGKEMLLVTRIKEIPAGLGGGYVNAGSKINTQVIVWEHYKNKVLLKVKSYNAIANDSLPIYKSVRANNLEPIIYAFDVKSQNIDSTAVLVDVTKFFSTDVKAITGLPAYFRKTYKVRKLDAARSFIKSIKSYPENIEVVQDFTFDADAPPSNQSTNTITIRINQSMILLPEEPMMSRVYDKRVGYFSLGNVDYNSEALKADSKRYIKRWRLEPKDEAAYNRGELVEPKKPIVYYLDPATPEKLRKYIKQGVDDWQKVFETAGFKNAIMAKMPPTKKEDPEFSMEDVRYSSIRYVASTTRNAVGPSVSDPRSGEILESDIIWYHNHLRSYRNRYLLETGAANPSARTLNTSDEEIGDMMRMVIAHEVGHALGLPHNMAASFAYPTDSLRSGDFTQKNGIAATIMDYARYNYVAQPGDKNIRFIRQLGPYDHYSINWGYRKIPNINTPEDEVKTLDKWIEEKADNPIYRFGGERFDPSAQTEGIGNDQVKASSYGVKNLKIVAKNLPNWTSNQTNNYEDLSELYGELLSVWNRYVGHVAGNIGGVYEFNKKPSQTGNIYVPVTKSKQKESLNWLQKNVFKTQDWLLDKNILNKIDEAGYTENMAKYQNRLLSTLLNTRTLKRMMDAEVIQENNYAAVDMISDLRRGLFSEITTTKNVAVYRRNLQKSFINTLNRLMKDPSIKNTDISSIVRGELTTLKYQLNSASKRAVNKITKYHYKDAIVMINAILDPK, encoded by the coding sequence ATGAAAAAACTACTATTATTTTCATTATTAATTACATTCCTTTATCCTTTAAACACTAACAGTCAGAGTGGAAAAATAAAAAAGAAGAAAAATAGAAAGACAGAAAAAACTACTGCAAAAGACCCTCAAAAGAAAAGTAAAACTTCAAAATATTCTGATTTTGTAAAAAAAGATACAAAAACAGATGAAGGCCTATTTAAAGTCCATGACAACGAAGACACTTTTTTGTATGAAATCCCGAAGTCTTACCTAGGTAAGGAAATGTTATTAGTAACAAGAATTAAAGAAATTCCTGCTGGTTTAGGTGGTGGTTATGTAAATGCTGGTTCTAAAATTAATACACAAGTTATCGTTTGGGAGCACTATAAAAACAAAGTACTTTTAAAGGTAAAATCCTATAACGCAATTGCTAATGATTCTTTACCTATTTACAAATCTGTAAGAGCAAATAATTTAGAACCTATTATTTATGCATTTGATGTGAAGTCTCAAAATATAGATTCTACTGCAGTTTTGGTAGATGTTACAAAATTCTTTTCTACAGACGTAAAAGCAATTACAGGTTTACCTGCTTATTTCAGAAAAACATACAAGGTAAGGAAGTTAGATGCTGCAAGAAGTTTTATTAAAAGCATTAAAAGTTACCCAGAAAACATAGAAGTTGTACAAGATTTTACGTTTGATGCAGATGCACCACCAAGTAATCAAAGTACAAATACCATTACAATACGCATCAATCAATCTATGATTTTGCTACCAGAAGAACCAATGATGTCTAGAGTTTACGACAAACGTGTTGGGTATTTTTCTTTAGGAAATGTAGATTATAATTCAGAAGCTTTAAAAGCAGATAGCAAGAGATATATTAAACGTTGGAGACTAGAACCAAAAGATGAAGCGGCCTATAATCGTGGTGAATTGGTAGAACCAAAGAAACCAATTGTTTATTATTTAGACCCTGCAACACCAGAAAAATTAAGAAAGTACATCAAACAAGGTGTAGATGATTGGCAAAAAGTTTTTGAAACTGCTGGTTTTAAAAATGCAATAATGGCAAAAATGCCACCAACTAAAAAAGAAGATCCAGAATTTAGTATGGAAGATGTTCGGTATTCTTCTATTAGATATGTAGCGAGTACCACAAGAAATGCTGTTGGGCCAAGTGTTTCTGATCCAAGATCTGGTGAAATTTTAGAGAGCGATATTATTTGGTATCACAACCATTTGCGCTCTTACAGAAACAGGTATTTACTAGAAACTGGTGCAGCAAATCCTTCTGCAAGAACCCTAAATACTTCCGATGAAGAAATTGGAGATATGATGCGAATGGTAATTGCACATGAAGTTGGGCACGCTTTAGGTTTGCCTCATAATATGGCAGCAAGTTTTGCATACCCTACAGATTCTTTACGTTCTGGAGATTTTACTCAGAAAAACGGAATTGCAGCAACCATTATGGATTATGCGAGGTATAATTATGTAGCACAACCTGGAGACAAAAACATTCGTTTTATTAGACAATTAGGGCCTTACGATCATTATTCGATTAATTGGGGGTATCGTAAAATTCCGAATATAAACACACCAGAAGACGAAGTGAAAACGTTAGATAAATGGATTGAAGAGAAAGCAGACAATCCTATTTATAGATTTGGTGGCGAACGCTTTGATCCTTCTGCACAAACTGAAGGAATTGGAAACGACCAAGTAAAAGCGAGTAGCTATGGCGTTAAAAATTTAAAAATTGTTGCTAAAAACTTACCAAACTGGACTTCGAATCAAACCAATAATTATGAAGATTTAAGTGAATTGTATGGTGAATTATTAAGCGTTTGGAACCGATATGTTGGTCATGTTGCTGGTAATATTGGTGGTGTTTATGAGTTCAATAAAAAACCATCTCAAACAGGAAATATTTATGTTCCGGTTACAAAATCGAAACAAAAAGAATCTTTAAACTGGTTACAGAAAAACGTTTTTAAAACACAAGATTGGCTGCTAGATAAAAATATTTTAAATAAGATTGATGAAGCTGGTTACACAGAAAACATGGCGAAGTATCAGAACAGGTTATTAAGTACATTACTAAATACTAGAACTCTAAAGAGAATGATGGACGCAGAAGTTATTCAAGAAAATAACTATGCTGCAGTTGATATGATAAGTGATTTAAGAAGAGGTCTTTTTTCTGAAATTACTACCACTAAAAACGTAGCTGTTTACAGAAGAAACCTTCAAAAATCATTCATTAATACTTTAAACCGTTTAATGAAAGATCCTTCTATAAAAAACACAGATATTTCTTCTATAGTTCGTGGTGAACTAACAACTCTAAAATACCAACTGAATTCAGCAAGTAAAAGGGCTGTAAATAAAATTACAAAGTACCACTATAAAGATGCAATTGTAATGATTAATGCTATTTTAGACCCGAAATAA
- a CDS encoding DUF2851 family protein: MNEDFLQYVWKYKMFSKVNFKTSDNERLTILKPGLHNKNAGPDFLSAHLKIEDQIWIGNVEIHLKASDWYVHHHEADVNYDAVILHVVWENDATVFMKNSKPIPTLVLKDLVAESVLNNYRKLFFTPTSWIPCNNGIATIDIFTFSNWKERLFFERLERKSGEIGVLLQQENNNFEAILFQLLAKNFGLKINGDPFLRLAQSIDFSVVQKMSFNENEFAALLFGQAGFLEEEVENEYHQQLKKEYTYLRHKHNLEPIAKEQFSFFRMRPNNFPTIRIAQLVSLFHKHQNLFSKLITLHRLKDFYELFAVEVDPFWKTHYNFESVSKTSPKKLTNSFVDLLIINTIIPLKFLYQKSKGEVDEESFLEILKKMKPEKNNIISKFSEIKIKAKNAFDSQALLELKNNYCAPKRCLECAIGVQLLRK; encoded by the coding sequence ATGAATGAGGATTTTCTACAATATGTATGGAAGTATAAAATGTTCTCTAAGGTTAATTTTAAAACTTCGGATAATGAGCGTTTAACAATTCTAAAACCAGGTTTGCATAATAAAAATGCTGGTCCAGATTTTCTAAGTGCTCACCTGAAAATTGAAGATCAAATTTGGATAGGCAATGTAGAAATTCATTTAAAAGCCTCCGATTGGTATGTGCATCATCACGAAGCTGACGTGAATTATGATGCAGTAATTTTACATGTTGTTTGGGAAAACGATGCAACTGTTTTTATGAAAAATAGCAAACCAATACCAACCTTGGTTTTAAAAGATTTAGTAGCTGAAAGTGTTTTAAATAATTATAGAAAATTATTTTTTACACCAACAAGTTGGATTCCTTGCAACAATGGTATTGCTACGATAGATATTTTTACGTTTTCGAATTGGAAAGAACGCTTGTTTTTTGAACGCTTAGAAAGAAAATCTGGCGAAATAGGTGTTTTGTTACAACAAGAAAATAATAATTTTGAAGCTATTCTGTTTCAATTATTAGCAAAGAATTTCGGTTTGAAAATAAATGGAGATCCTTTTTTAAGATTGGCACAATCCATAGATTTTTCTGTTGTTCAGAAAATGAGTTTTAATGAAAATGAGTTTGCTGCATTATTATTCGGGCAAGCAGGATTTTTAGAAGAGGAGGTTGAAAACGAATATCATCAACAATTAAAAAAAGAATACACTTATTTAAGACATAAACATAATTTGGAACCTATTGCAAAAGAACAGTTTTCATTTTTTAGAATGCGTCCCAATAATTTTCCCACAATTAGAATTGCTCAATTAGTTTCTTTGTTTCATAAACATCAAAATTTGTTTTCTAAACTAATAACACTACATCGCTTAAAAGATTTTTATGAATTATTTGCTGTTGAAGTTGATCCGTTTTGGAAAACACATTATAATTTTGAATCAGTATCAAAAACATCACCAAAAAAACTCACCAATTCGTTTGTAGACTTATTGATTATAAACACTATAATTCCGTTGAAATTTCTATATCAAAAAAGTAAGGGAGAAGTTGATGAGGAATCATTTTTAGAAATTCTAAAAAAGATGAAACCAGAAAAAAATAATATTATTTCTAAGTTTTCTGAAATTAAAATTAAAGCAAAAAATGCTTTTGATTCGCAAGCTTTGTTAGAGCTTAAAAACAACTATTGCGCACCAAAACGTTGTTTAGAATGCGCAATAGGAGTTCAGCTTTTAAGAAAATAA
- a CDS encoding NAD(P)H-dependent oxidoreductase codes for MNIIDNLKWRYAVKKFDTNKELSEAQIQVLKEAFNLTATSYGLQPLKLVVIKNKAIQEKLVSVSWNQPQILQASHLLVICIQDNYTTKEVASYFNLVQKVRKTPDEIINPFKKFLTAEIAKKTQEELFISNKNQAYIALGNLMTVCASQEIDACPMEGFIPEKYDEILDLKKHNLKSVLVMPVGFRAEDDYMKALIKVRKELSESIIEIN; via the coding sequence ATGAATATTATAGATAATTTAAAATGGCGCTATGCTGTTAAAAAATTCGACACAAATAAAGAACTTTCAGAAGCACAAATTCAAGTTTTAAAAGAAGCTTTTAATTTAACGGCTACTTCTTATGGTTTACAACCTTTAAAATTAGTAGTTATTAAAAACAAAGCAATTCAAGAAAAATTAGTTTCGGTTTCTTGGAACCAGCCACAAATTCTGCAAGCTTCTCACCTATTGGTTATCTGCATACAAGATAATTATACCACTAAAGAAGTAGCAAGTTATTTTAATTTAGTGCAAAAAGTTAGAAAAACACCCGATGAAATCATCAATCCGTTTAAAAAATTTTTAACGGCAGAAATAGCAAAAAAGACACAAGAAGAATTATTTATTTCAAATAAAAACCAAGCATACATTGCACTTGGTAATCTAATGACTGTTTGTGCTTCTCAAGAAATAGATGCGTGCCCAATGGAAGGTTTTATTCCAGAAAAATATGATGAAATTTTAGATTTAAAAAAGCACAATTTAAAATCGGTTTTAGTTATGCCTGTAGGTTTTAGAGCAGAAGACGATTATATGAAGGCTTTAATAAAAGTTAGAAAAGAGCTTTCTGAAAGTATTATTGAAATCAATTAA
- a CDS encoding aminoacyl-histidine dipeptidase yields MSSAIRNLAPKEVWNMFADLNAVPRPSKKEERVIEFMVNFGKNLNLETFVDSVGNVIIKKQATKGFEDRKTVVLQSHLDMVHQKNAETDFDFDTEGIKMLIDGDWVTADGTTLGADNGLGVAAIMAILASTEIEHPSLEALFTIDEETGMTGAMGLEAGVLKGDILLNLDTEEDDEIGMGCAGGVDVTATRNYKEEAVSENSLGYSISVQGLNGGHSGMDIIKGLGNANKIMNRLLFDGFTNFGLRISEINGGSLRNAIPRESFALVSIDTVSKEAFLFETNLLIKTIKEEFATIENNLTIEIKETSLPEKVMELGVQEGLVKSVYAALNGVYRMSPDIEDLVETSNNIARIIVKDGAIKIGCLTRSSSETNKIDLANSLKAAFELSGFDVELSGEYPGWQPNVNSEILDVVSNLYENLHGEKAQVAACHAGLECGILGQNYPEMDMVSFGPTIRGAHSPDERAGIVSTQKFWKFLIEILKNIPKIK; encoded by the coding sequence ATGAGTTCAGCAATAAGAAATTTAGCACCGAAAGAAGTTTGGAATATGTTTGCAGATTTAAATGCAGTTCCTCGTCCTTCAAAAAAAGAAGAACGCGTTATTGAATTTATGGTCAATTTTGGTAAAAACCTAAATTTAGAAACTTTTGTAGACAGCGTTGGCAATGTTATCATAAAAAAACAAGCTACAAAAGGTTTCGAAGACAGAAAAACAGTGGTTTTACAGAGTCATTTAGACATGGTTCATCAAAAAAATGCAGAGACAGATTTTGACTTTGATACAGAAGGAATTAAAATGTTGATTGATGGAGATTGGGTAACTGCAGATGGCACTACTTTAGGTGCAGATAATGGCTTAGGAGTGGCAGCAATTATGGCTATTTTAGCTTCTACAGAAATTGAACACCCAAGCTTAGAAGCGCTGTTTACTATTGATGAAGAAACAGGTATGACTGGTGCAATGGGTTTAGAAGCTGGCGTTTTAAAAGGTGATATTCTTCTTAATTTAGACACAGAAGAAGATGACGAAATTGGTATGGGTTGTGCTGGTGGCGTTGATGTAACTGCAACAAGAAACTACAAAGAAGAAGCTGTTTCAGAAAACTCACTTGGGTATTCTATCTCTGTACAAGGTTTAAATGGTGGGCATTCTGGAATGGACATTATTAAAGGTCTAGGAAATGCCAATAAAATAATGAATCGTTTGTTATTTGATGGTTTCACAAATTTTGGTTTAAGAATTTCTGAAATTAACGGTGGTAGTCTTCGTAACGCAATTCCAAGAGAAAGTTTTGCTTTAGTTTCTATAGATACTGTTTCTAAAGAAGCTTTTTTGTTTGAAACAAACCTACTTATTAAAACTATTAAAGAAGAATTTGCTACAATAGAAAATAATTTAACTATTGAAATTAAAGAAACTTCACTTCCAGAAAAAGTAATGGAATTAGGAGTGCAAGAAGGTCTTGTAAAATCTGTTTACGCTGCATTAAATGGTGTTTATAGAATGAGTCCGGATATTGAAGACTTAGTAGAAACCTCTAATAACATTGCCAGAATCATAGTAAAAGATGGCGCAATTAAAATTGGATGCTTAACACGCTCTTCTTCTGAAACTAACAAAATAGATTTAGCAAATTCATTAAAAGCTGCTTTCGAATTGTCTGGTTTTGATGTTGAGTTATCTGGAGAATATCCTGGTTGGCAACCTAATGTAAATTCAGAAATTTTAGATGTAGTTTCTAACTTATATGAAAACTTACATGGTGAAAAAGCACAGGTTGCTGCTTGTCATGCAGGTTTAGAATGTGGTATTTTAGGACAAAATTACCCAGAAATGGACATGGTTTCCTTTGGACCAACAATTAGAGGAGCGCATTCTCCTGATGAACGAGCAGGTATTGTGTCTACACAGAAATTCTGGAAATTTTTAATTGAAATTTTAAAGAATATTCCAAAAATAAAATAA
- a CDS encoding ParA family protein, producing the protein MGKIIAIANQKGGVGKTTTSINLAASLGVLEKRVLLIDADPQANASSGLGIDVDTVEGGTYHVLEHTLSAKEAVIKTDSPNVDIIPAHIDLVAIEIELVDKQDREYMLKKALVDIKDDYDYILIDCAPSLGLITLNSLVAADSVIIPIQCEYFALEGLGKLLNTIKSIQNIHNAELNIEGLLLTMFDSRLRLSNQVVDEVRKHFSSMVFDTIIRRNTRLGEAPSYGESIIAYDATSKGAVNYLNLAQELLKKNS; encoded by the coding sequence ATGGGCAAAATCATTGCAATAGCAAATCAAAAAGGTGGAGTTGGTAAAACAACCACAAGCATAAATTTAGCAGCTTCTTTAGGTGTTTTAGAAAAAAGGGTATTGTTAATAGATGCAGATCCACAAGCAAACGCGTCTTCTGGTTTAGGAATCGATGTTGATACGGTTGAAGGTGGAACGTATCATGTTTTAGAACATACACTTTCTGCAAAAGAAGCAGTTATAAAAACAGATTCTCCGAATGTAGATATTATTCCGGCACATATCGATTTAGTAGCCATTGAGATAGAACTGGTAGATAAACAGGATAGAGAATACATGCTTAAAAAAGCATTGGTAGATATTAAAGACGATTATGATTATATTCTAATCGATTGTGCACCCTCTTTAGGTTTAATCACCTTAAATTCTTTAGTTGCAGCAGATTCAGTTATCATACCTATTCAATGTGAATATTTTGCTTTGGAAGGTTTAGGAAAACTTTTGAATACTATTAAAAGTATTCAAAATATTCATAATGCAGAATTAAATATTGAAGGGCTTTTATTAACAATGTTCGATTCTCGTTTACGTCTTTCTAACCAAGTTGTAGATGAAGTTAGAAAACATTTCTCTTCTATGGTTTTTGATACTATTATTAGAAGAAACACACGTTTAGGAGAAGCACCAAGTTATGGCGAAAGTATTATTGCGTATGACGCAACTAGTAAAGGGGCTGTAAATTACTTAAATTTAGCCCAAGAATTATTAAAAAAGAATTCGTAA
- a CDS encoding ParB/RepB/Spo0J family partition protein has protein sequence MAKATKKQALGRGLSALLQDTPNINSATDKNADKLVGSIIELELDSIDVNPFQPRTYFDEEALRELASSIRELGVIQPITVRKLEGNKFQLVSGERRFRASKLIGNKTVPAYIRLANDQEMLEMALVENIQRKNLDPIEVALSYQRLIDEIQLTQEELSTRVGKKRSTVTNYLRLLKLDPILQTGMRDGFISMGHGRAMINVDNTEDQLAIYEKILRDKLSVRQTEDLVKSLKTGAIAKPKKKTIPPFVKNSLRDISAYFGNKVDVSISTNGKGKISIPFDSEEDFNRIKNLLK, from the coding sequence ATGGCAAAAGCAACTAAAAAGCAAGCTTTAGGAAGGGGATTATCTGCTTTATTACAAGATACACCAAACATTAACTCTGCAACAGATAAAAACGCAGACAAACTAGTTGGTAGTATTATAGAACTTGAATTAGACTCAATTGATGTAAACCCTTTTCAACCTAGAACTTACTTCGATGAAGAAGCATTAAGAGAATTGGCTAGCTCTATTAGAGAATTAGGTGTAATTCAACCAATTACAGTTCGTAAATTAGAAGGAAATAAATTTCAATTAGTTTCTGGAGAACGTCGATTTAGAGCTTCAAAATTAATAGGAAATAAAACAGTACCCGCATATATTAGATTAGCGAATGACCAAGAAATGCTAGAAATGGCCTTGGTAGAAAACATTCAGCGTAAAAATTTAGACCCAATAGAAGTGGCGCTTTCTTACCAACGTTTAATTGATGAAATTCAGCTAACACAAGAAGAATTAAGTACAAGAGTTGGAAAAAAACGTTCTACAGTAACCAACTATTTGCGTTTGTTAAAATTAGATCCTATTTTACAAACAGGAATGAGAGACGGTTTTATCTCTATGGGACATGGTCGCGCAATGATTAATGTAGATAATACAGAAGACCAATTGGCTATTTATGAGAAAATTTTACGTGATAAACTTTCTGTTAGACAAACAGAAGATCTAGTAAAAAGCTTAAAAACAGGGGCAATTGCAAAACCAAAGAAAAAAACAATACCACCTTTTGTTAAAAATAGCTTAAGAGATATAAGTGCATACTTTGGTAACAAAGTAGACGTTTCTATAAGTACGAATGGAAAAGGAAAAATATCAATACCTTTTGATTCGGAAGAAGATTTTAACCGTATTAAAAACTTATTAAAATAA
- a CDS encoding DUF5683 domain-containing protein: protein MILKRIIFTFSILFISLGIFSQKDSTNVKKVKTKEKIFVQEGVYKPLAPSKAAFYSAIFPGMGQIYNKKYWKAPIVWGALAAPTYFYLTNNSDYKRYRRAYKLRKTGFQDEFTDHLGVVSVSLETLERAQEQLRENRDLSLMWGVILYVLQIVEASVNAHLLQFNTDDNLSFGPTFVQDPILFDAPKVGFTLKYTF from the coding sequence GTGATTTTAAAAAGAATCATATTTACGTTTTCGATTTTATTTATCTCTCTTGGCATTTTTAGTCAGAAAGACTCTACGAATGTAAAAAAAGTAAAAACAAAAGAAAAAATATTTGTGCAAGAAGGCGTCTACAAACCTCTAGCACCTTCTAAAGCTGCGTTTTACTCTGCTATTTTTCCTGGAATGGGGCAAATTTACAATAAGAAATATTGGAAAGCACCAATTGTATGGGGAGCATTAGCTGCACCAACTTATTTTTATTTGACAAACAACAGCGATTATAAGCGTTATAGAAGAGCATATAAGCTAAGAAAAACTGGGTTTCAGGATGAGTTTACAGACCACTTAGGTGTTGTTTCTGTTTCATTAGAAACCCTAGAAAGAGCACAAGAACAATTAAGAGAAAATAGAGATTTGTCTTTAATGTGGGGTGTAATTTTATACGTTTTACAAATTGTGGAAGCAAGTGTTAACGCACATTTATTACAATTTAATACAGATGATAATTTGTCTTTTGGTCCTACATTTGTTCAGGATCCGATACTCTTTGACGCTCCGAAAGTTGGTTTTACACTAAAATATACATTTTAA